The proteins below are encoded in one region of Rhodoluna lacicola:
- a CDS encoding UbiA family prenyltransferase: MLRRLVVISRPVLWINTIGTTVMGMWLAGFLWDWRVLPILIWVTLPFNLLIYGINDIFDQETDNINARKGGYEGAHIYPNEVKPIWWGVALTNLPFLGYFALTLPWQATAWMLAYALFFTFYSAPPLRLKARAYLDSFSNTDYAFPLAFVPLALGKEPIWLAVFALMAWSIAKHAYDAIQDIPQDSDTGIVTTAVHLGVKKTLIWCGFWWLVATVLFAMVNVPVAFVNLLISGYLVIKVWQNPTPKVAHDLYKYSITFPYVAGAVAGVQLVTAIFMGWY; encoded by the coding sequence GTGCTAAGACGCCTAGTAGTTATTTCAAGACCTGTCCTTTGGATCAACACCATCGGTACCACCGTGATGGGCATGTGGTTGGCCGGATTCCTGTGGGACTGGCGCGTGCTGCCAATTCTGATTTGGGTCACGCTGCCTTTTAACCTTCTTATCTACGGCATCAACGACATCTTCGACCAAGAAACAGACAACATCAACGCTCGCAAGGGCGGCTACGAGGGCGCACACATTTACCCAAACGAGGTAAAGCCAATCTGGTGGGGTGTGGCGCTGACCAACCTGCCGTTCCTGGGTTACTTTGCCCTGACCCTGCCGTGGCAGGCCACCGCCTGGATGCTGGCCTATGCCCTGTTCTTCACCTTCTACTCTGCCCCGCCGCTTCGCCTAAAGGCCCGCGCTTACCTAGATAGCTTTTCCAACACCGATTACGCCTTTCCGTTGGCCTTCGTGCCTCTTGCACTTGGTAAAGAGCCAATTTGGTTAGCGGTGTTTGCGTTGATGGCTTGGTCAATTGCAAAGCACGCCTACGATGCGATTCAAGATATTCCGCAGGACTCTGACACCGGCATCGTCACCACCGCCGTGCACCTGGGCGTTAAGAAAACTTTGATTTGGTGTGGTTTCTGGTGGTTGGTTGCAACCGTGCTGTTTGCAATGGTGAATGTGCCAGTTGCGTTTGTGAACCTGCTGATCTCTGGATACTTGGTGATCAAGGTCTGGCAGAACCCAACGCCCAAAGTTGCGCACGACCTTTACAAGTATTCAATTACTTTCCCTTACGTTGCTGGCGCAGTTGCCGGTGTGCAGTTGGTAACCGCAATCTTCATGGGTTGGTACTAG
- a CDS encoding phytoene desaturase family protein gives MKKAVVLGAGISGLASAALLAQAGYQVTVLERNTWIGGKSRRVEVSGQRMDTGPALVTFPEVWQQFLATYDALGATKSAPIKNASVAKVEFTKLNEVGRYFFREHETDLPVKENHEWFAAWTRFQKQHDQITSSISTLLTAHPFDPKAVPALGKMLKVYGARLTTQSYIKSLNWMPAGLREVIAIHTLNAGVSPKQTLAIYASMTAAMATQGISVPVGGVNEIPQTIAKLAEAAGAKIRLGERVIGVKKGLVTTQDGEYPADLVVSSLDPEVLRVLLGKKPKPPTGKRSCSGVAIYAVLKQPLPAGTVTHSVVMPDEPADLYAALEAAVPPKQTMAFVNYYKAGEVYPNEKPTVAVLLTAPADGKTYDLNSPWVRTEVERISKVMGLNAPIDSLFEDHIILTPEYFGEWGSALGALYGKTNPLWMSGPFHNPQYRSIFKPWLRRVGASVHPGGGIPAVLGGTLISLRDLKPGS, from the coding sequence GTGAAAAAAGCCGTTGTACTTGGCGCCGGAATCTCTGGGCTGGCAAGTGCGGCACTGCTGGCGCAAGCTGGTTACCAAGTAACTGTTTTAGAACGCAACACCTGGATTGGTGGCAAGTCTCGACGCGTTGAAGTAAGTGGTCAGCGCATGGATACCGGTCCGGCACTGGTTACCTTTCCTGAAGTTTGGCAGCAGTTCTTGGCAACTTATGATGCGCTTGGCGCAACTAAGTCGGCGCCGATAAAAAACGCATCAGTTGCAAAAGTTGAATTTACAAAACTAAACGAAGTTGGTCGTTACTTTTTTCGCGAGCACGAAACTGATCTGCCGGTAAAAGAAAATCACGAGTGGTTTGCAGCCTGGACTCGTTTTCAAAAACAGCACGATCAAATCACTTCGTCAATTTCAACTCTGTTGACCGCACATCCTTTTGATCCAAAGGCGGTGCCGGCACTTGGCAAGATGCTCAAGGTTTATGGCGCGCGCTTGACCACGCAGAGCTACATCAAGTCACTCAACTGGATGCCCGCCGGTCTTCGCGAGGTAATCGCAATTCACACTTTGAACGCAGGTGTCTCACCAAAGCAAACCCTGGCAATTTACGCATCAATGACCGCGGCCATGGCCACTCAAGGAATCTCTGTTCCTGTTGGCGGAGTAAATGAAATTCCGCAGACCATTGCCAAGCTTGCAGAAGCGGCCGGTGCCAAGATTCGTTTGGGCGAGCGGGTCATCGGTGTTAAAAAGGGTTTAGTCACTACTCAAGATGGCGAATACCCTGCAGACCTAGTGGTTAGCTCGCTGGACCCTGAGGTGCTGCGGGTGTTGCTTGGCAAAAAGCCAAAGCCGCCAACCGGTAAGCGTTCTTGTTCTGGTGTGGCAATTTATGCCGTGCTCAAGCAGCCCTTGCCTGCGGGCACCGTCACCCACTCTGTGGTGATGCCCGATGAACCCGCCGATCTTTATGCCGCGCTTGAGGCCGCCGTACCACCAAAGCAGACCATGGCGTTTGTGAATTACTACAAGGCTGGTGAGGTTTACCCAAACGAAAAGCCAACCGTTGCCGTGCTACTTACCGCCCCGGCCGATGGCAAGACTTATGACCTAAACAGCCCTTGGGTTCGTACTGAGGTTGAACGCATCTCAAAGGTTATGGGTCTTAATGCACCGATTGATTCACTGTTTGAAGACCACATCATTTTGACGCCAGAGTACTTTGGCGAGTGGGGTTCGGCACTTGGTGCGCTATATGGCAAGACCAATCCGCTTTGGATGTCTGGCCCATTCCACAACCCGCAGTACCGCAGCATCTTCAAGCCTTGGCTTCGCCGAGTTGGTGCATCGGTTCACCCGGGTGGCGGTATTCCAGCCGTGCTTGGTGGAACCCTAATTTCCTTGCGAGATCTAAAACCCGGCAGCTAA